A region from the Clavibacter sp. A6099 genome encodes:
- the ku gene encoding non-homologous end joining protein Ku: MRAIWKGAVTFGLVNVPVKVYSATQDHDVPLHQVHDADGGRIRYQRRCEACGKVVDYAHIDKAFDDGDRTVVITEEDLSSLPEERSREIDVVEFVPSDQIDPVMLDRSYFLEPDSSSPKSYALLRRTLQETDRTAIVHVTLRQRTRLAALRVRGDVLMLQTLLWDDEVREADFPSLDAAPKVSPRELKMSAQLVEGFAEDFDPSKFGDEYQEQLKTLIDAKLAQGDSLDTDATFGEGDADDDEGEGGEVLDLMDALKRSIERSRGGGSGAKKKAPAARKAGAAKAAKKPAKAKPAAKPKPKTEAKPKTEAEAKPKTAAKRKTATKPKAAPAGRKAPAKGSAAERKSA, from the coding sequence ATGAGAGCCATCTGGAAGGGCGCCGTCACCTTCGGCCTCGTCAACGTGCCCGTGAAGGTCTACAGCGCGACGCAGGACCACGACGTGCCGCTGCACCAGGTGCACGACGCGGACGGCGGGCGCATCCGCTACCAGCGGCGCTGTGAGGCGTGCGGCAAGGTCGTCGACTACGCCCACATCGACAAGGCGTTCGACGACGGCGACCGCACCGTGGTGATCACCGAGGAGGACCTCTCGAGCCTCCCGGAGGAGAGGAGCCGCGAGATCGACGTCGTCGAGTTCGTGCCGAGCGACCAGATCGATCCCGTGATGCTCGACCGCAGCTACTTCCTCGAGCCCGACTCCTCGAGCCCCAAGTCGTACGCGCTCCTCCGCCGGACGCTACAGGAGACCGACCGCACGGCGATCGTGCACGTGACCCTCCGCCAGCGCACCCGGCTCGCGGCGCTCCGCGTGCGCGGCGACGTGCTCATGCTGCAGACGCTGCTCTGGGACGACGAGGTGCGCGAGGCCGACTTCCCGTCGCTCGACGCGGCGCCCAAGGTCTCGCCGCGGGAGCTGAAGATGTCGGCGCAGCTCGTGGAGGGGTTCGCGGAGGACTTCGACCCGTCGAAGTTCGGCGACGAGTACCAGGAGCAGCTGAAGACGCTGATCGACGCGAAGCTCGCGCAGGGCGACTCGCTCGACACCGACGCGACGTTCGGCGAGGGCGACGCGGACGACGACGAGGGCGAGGGCGGCGAGGTGCTCGACCTCATGGACGCGCTGAAGCGGAGCATCGAGCGGAGCCGGGGTGGGGGATCCGGGGCGAAGAAGAAGGCGCCGGCGGCGAGGAAGGCGGGCGCGGCGAAGGCGGCGAAGAAGCCGGCGAAGGCGAAGCCGGCGGCGAAGCCCAAGCCCAAGACCGAGGCGAAGCCCAAGACCGAGGCGGAGGCGAAGCCGAAGACCGCCGCGAAGCGGAAGACGGCGACGAAGCCGAAGGCCGCGCCCGCCGGGAGGAAGGCCCCGGCTAAGGGATCCGCCGCCGAGCGGAAGAGCGCGTAG
- a CDS encoding polyprenol monophosphomannose synthase has product MSSLTIVIPTYEEARNVGELLPRLAAMAAEDTDFRITAMIVDDSSPDGTADLVRSIAPSVETDTFRVRVETRAEKAGLGAAYIWAFEKLLGSDEPPTHILQMDADLSHDPAYITEMLRRVRGGADLVVASRYIRGGATPDWNLKRRFLSVGGNLYTRLFLGSRITDYTGGFNLYETELLRRITPSTITTTGYGFQIEMKQRALKLAKRPTEVAIVFMDRTEGESKIPSDTLVKNLLLVLQLRFGLRRG; this is encoded by the coding sequence TTGAGCAGTCTCACGATCGTGATCCCCACCTACGAGGAGGCGCGCAACGTCGGGGAGCTGCTGCCCCGCCTCGCGGCCATGGCGGCGGAGGACACCGACTTCCGGATCACGGCCATGATCGTCGACGACTCCTCGCCGGACGGCACCGCGGACCTCGTCCGATCGATCGCGCCGAGCGTCGAGACCGACACCTTCCGGGTGCGCGTCGAGACCCGCGCGGAGAAGGCCGGCCTCGGCGCCGCGTACATCTGGGCATTCGAGAAGCTGCTCGGGTCCGACGAGCCGCCCACCCACATCCTGCAGATGGACGCCGACCTCTCGCACGACCCCGCCTACATCACGGAGATGCTGCGCCGGGTGCGCGGCGGTGCCGACCTCGTGGTCGCCTCGCGCTACATCCGGGGCGGGGCGACGCCCGACTGGAACCTCAAGCGCCGGTTCCTGAGCGTCGGCGGCAACCTCTACACGCGCCTGTTCCTCGGCTCGCGGATCACCGACTACACCGGCGGCTTCAACCTCTACGAGACGGAGCTGCTGCGGCGGATCACGCCGTCCACCATCACGACGACGGGCTACGGCTTCCAGATCGAGATGAAGCAGCGCGCGCTGAAGCTCGCGAAGCGTCCCACCGAGGTGGCGATCGTGTTCATGGACCGCACCGAGGGCGAGTCCAAGATCCCGAGCGACACGCTCGTGAAGAACCTGCTGCTCGTGCTGCAGCTGCGCTTCGGGCTCCGCCGGGGCTGA
- a CDS encoding ATP-dependent DNA ligase has product MAGAKQQVEVDGHRIALTNLDKVLYPATGTTKGDVIAYYAAIAPHMLPHLRDRPVTRKRWVDGVGTDEQPGKMFFQKDLDAHTPEWVQRRAIQHRDHANDYPLVGDVATLTWLGQIAALELHVPQWRFGRTGDVRRPDRLVLDLDPGPGAGLPECVEVAKAARSILRDMGLDPYPVTSGSKGIHLYAALDGSHDAYAISEVAHELARALEADHPDLVVSDMRKALREGKVLVDWSQNNPNKTTVAPYSLRGRSRPTVAVPRTWRELASPTLRHLELDEVVARMRKRQDPLAPVEEGHRESLEPTRERLAGFARKDPADDAPADDRLATYRSKRDAAKTSEPVPAEAPAPSEGRSFVIQEHHARALHWDFRLEHDGVLVSWALPKGVPTEHGTNHLAVQTEDHPLEYGSFEGTIPAGEYGGGEVTIWDAGTFELEKWRDGKEVIATLHGRGDGTGIDGPRRYALIHTGGHGKADANWLIHLMEPADAPAKAHAKPARPAALEKAGGRTRVGARRKGGAASAPAPMLATAATGAGLDPDEEWAVEMKWDGYRAIAVVADGRATITSRNGVDLTPAFPELAELPDSLDVDAAVLDGEIVVLGSGGRPDFGLLQTRLGLTGEKEIARARKAAPVHLMLFDALAIGDRMLVEEPYRVRRAALLDAVRSPGRGRIQVPPAFDGDLDGALATSRELGLEGVVAKRVDAPYESGRRSTAWIKIKHHRAQEVVVGGWRPGSGSRSSGIGSLLVGVPGPDGLMYAGRVGTGFTERDLADALRRFRPLARKTSPFADVPAADARDAHWITPRLVGEVEFAEWTSTGRLRQASWRGWRHDKSPDEVVREG; this is encoded by the coding sequence ATGGCGGGAGCGAAGCAGCAGGTGGAGGTCGACGGGCACCGGATCGCGCTCACGAACCTCGACAAGGTGCTGTACCCGGCGACCGGCACGACCAAGGGCGATGTCATCGCGTACTACGCCGCCATCGCGCCGCACATGCTGCCGCACCTCCGCGACCGGCCCGTGACCCGCAAGCGCTGGGTCGACGGCGTCGGCACCGACGAGCAGCCGGGGAAGATGTTCTTCCAGAAGGACCTCGACGCGCACACGCCGGAGTGGGTGCAGCGGCGGGCGATCCAGCACAGGGACCACGCGAACGACTACCCGCTCGTCGGCGACGTCGCGACGCTCACCTGGCTCGGCCAGATCGCGGCGCTCGAGCTGCACGTCCCGCAGTGGCGCTTCGGCCGCACCGGCGACGTGCGCCGCCCCGACCGGCTCGTGCTCGACCTCGACCCGGGTCCGGGCGCCGGCCTCCCCGAGTGCGTGGAGGTCGCGAAGGCGGCGCGGTCGATCCTCCGCGACATGGGCCTCGACCCCTACCCGGTGACGAGCGGATCCAAGGGCATCCACCTCTACGCCGCGCTAGACGGCAGCCACGACGCGTACGCGATCTCCGAGGTCGCCCACGAGCTCGCCCGCGCGCTCGAGGCCGACCACCCGGACCTCGTCGTGAGCGACATGAGGAAGGCCCTCCGCGAGGGCAAGGTGCTCGTCGACTGGAGCCAGAACAACCCCAACAAGACCACGGTCGCGCCGTACTCGCTGCGCGGGCGCTCCCGGCCGACGGTCGCCGTGCCGCGCACCTGGCGCGAGCTCGCGTCGCCGACCCTGCGGCACCTGGAGCTGGACGAGGTGGTCGCGCGGATGCGGAAGCGCCAGGATCCGCTCGCCCCCGTCGAGGAGGGCCACCGCGAGAGCCTGGAGCCGACGCGCGAGCGGCTCGCGGGCTTCGCGCGGAAGGACCCCGCCGACGACGCGCCCGCCGACGACCGCCTCGCGACCTACCGGTCCAAGCGCGATGCCGCCAAGACCAGCGAGCCCGTGCCCGCGGAGGCCCCCGCGCCCTCGGAGGGCCGCTCCTTCGTGATCCAGGAGCACCACGCCCGCGCGCTGCACTGGGACTTCCGGCTGGAGCACGACGGCGTGCTCGTGAGCTGGGCCCTCCCCAAGGGCGTCCCGACCGAGCACGGCACGAACCACCTCGCGGTGCAGACCGAGGACCACCCGCTCGAGTACGGATCCTTCGAGGGCACGATCCCCGCGGGCGAGTACGGCGGTGGCGAGGTCACCATCTGGGACGCGGGCACCTTCGAGCTGGAGAAGTGGCGCGACGGCAAGGAGGTCATCGCGACGCTGCACGGGCGGGGCGACGGCACGGGCATCGACGGGCCGCGGCGGTACGCGCTCATCCACACGGGCGGGCACGGGAAGGCCGACGCGAACTGGCTGATCCACCTGATGGAGCCGGCCGACGCGCCCGCGAAGGCGCACGCGAAGCCGGCCCGCCCCGCCGCGCTCGAGAAGGCGGGCGGGCGCACACGCGTCGGCGCGCGACGGAAGGGCGGCGCCGCGTCCGCCCCCGCGCCCATGCTCGCGACCGCCGCGACCGGCGCCGGCCTCGACCCCGACGAGGAATGGGCGGTCGAGATGAAGTGGGACGGCTACCGCGCCATCGCCGTCGTCGCGGACGGCCGCGCGACCATCACGAGCCGCAACGGCGTCGACCTCACGCCCGCTTTCCCGGAGCTCGCCGAGCTGCCCGACTCCCTCGACGTCGACGCCGCCGTGCTCGACGGCGAGATCGTCGTGCTCGGATCCGGCGGCCGCCCCGACTTCGGCCTCCTGCAGACGCGGCTCGGCCTCACGGGCGAGAAGGAGATCGCGCGCGCCCGGAAGGCCGCTCCCGTGCACCTCATGCTCTTCGACGCGCTCGCGATCGGCGACCGCATGCTCGTCGAGGAGCCGTACCGGGTGCGCCGTGCCGCGCTCCTCGATGCCGTCCGGTCGCCTGGTCGGGGCCGGATCCAGGTCCCGCCCGCGTTCGACGGCGACCTCGACGGGGCGCTCGCCACCAGCCGCGAGCTCGGCCTCGAGGGCGTCGTCGCGAAGCGCGTCGACGCGCCCTACGAGTCGGGCCGCCGGTCGACCGCCTGGATCAAGATCAAGCACCACCGCGCGCAGGAGGTCGTGGTCGGCGGGTGGCGCCCCGGATCCGGCAGCCGGTCCTCCGGCATCGGCTCGCTGCTGGTCGGCGTCCCCGGCCCCGACGGCCTGATGTACGCGGGCCGCGTCGGCACGGGCTTCACCGAGCGCGACCTCGCCGACGCCCTCCGCCGGTTCCGCCCGCTCGCGCGGAAGACGAGCCCCTTCGCCGACGTGCCCGCCGCCGACGCCCGCGACGCGCACTGGATCACGCCGCGCCTCGTCGGCGAGGTCGAGTTCGCCGAGTGGACCTCGACCGGCCGCCTCCGCCAGGCGTCGTGGCGCGGCTGGCGGCACGACAAGTCGCCCGACGAGGTCGTGCGCGAGGGCTGA
- a CDS encoding DUF429 domain-containing protein, which translates to MRRFLGIDLAWAEGTATRPARETGLACVDAAGRVLDLTTARGIDEVVAWVARWQGPGAVAAVDGPLVVANATGSRLAEKEVASRYGRLGISAYPSNQGLPAQGAVALRRRLEDAGWAYDDGSGAARDADARTMIECYPYTTLVGAPELGFAGLKPRYKRLAPLLATAERRPHRAAEFRVVLDAVAGLAHADPPLDVSTHPRAAALVADGPAIVERRHKHLEDLLDGLICAWTAAYWARHGRARSQVLGATDPVVDALGRRGTIIAPARPHQRAPGDPLHAPEA; encoded by the coding sequence ATGCGCCGCTTCCTCGGGATCGACCTCGCCTGGGCGGAGGGCACCGCGACCCGCCCGGCGCGCGAGACCGGGCTCGCGTGCGTCGACGCGGCGGGCCGCGTGCTCGACCTCACGACGGCCCGCGGGATCGACGAGGTGGTCGCCTGGGTCGCCCGCTGGCAGGGCCCCGGCGCGGTCGCCGCGGTCGACGGGCCGCTCGTCGTCGCCAACGCCACGGGCAGCCGGCTCGCGGAGAAGGAGGTCGCGTCCCGCTACGGCCGCCTCGGGATCTCGGCCTACCCTTCGAACCAGGGCCTCCCCGCGCAGGGCGCCGTCGCGCTGCGGCGGCGGCTGGAGGACGCGGGCTGGGCGTACGACGACGGATCCGGTGCCGCGCGCGACGCCGACGCGCGCACGATGATCGAGTGCTACCCGTACACGACGCTGGTCGGCGCGCCCGAGCTCGGGTTTGCGGGTCTCAAGCCCCGGTACAAGCGCCTCGCCCCGCTGCTCGCGACGGCCGAGCGCCGACCCCATCGCGCGGCCGAGTTCCGCGTGGTGCTCGACGCGGTCGCGGGGCTCGCGCACGCGGATCCGCCGCTCGACGTGTCGACGCATCCGCGCGCGGCCGCGCTCGTCGCCGACGGCCCGGCGATCGTGGAGCGGCGGCACAAGCACCTCGAGGACCTGCTCGACGGCCTCATCTGCGCGTGGACCGCCGCGTACTGGGCGCGCCACGGGCGCGCGCGGTCGCAGGTGCTCGGGGCGACGGACCCCGTGGTCGACGCGCTCGGGCGGCGCGGCACGATCATCGCGCCGGCCCGGCCGCACCAGCGCGCCCCCGGCGATCCGCTGCACGCGCCCGAGGCGTGA
- a CDS encoding Nramp family divalent metal transporter has product MTDLDTRGDVRGPQESAKRWRIVGPGLVVAATGIGAGDLVATLVAGSRFGYALLWAAVLGVIIKIFLVEGAGRYSLATGRTIFEGWRTVGRWTTWYFGPYILIWGLVYGAAAMSSSALPLAALFPGVDLKVFAIACGIVGAVVVWFGRYSAFEKIIAVFVGLMFVTVVGAAIVTVPNVPALLTGLVPTIPEGGLVVALSIAGGVGGTITLAAYGYWLREKGWVAPRWMKVMRIDNSVAYVMSGIFVLSMLVVGAELLYSADIALADGEGGLVQLADVLGERYGAFMTWFFLLGFFATSFSSILGVWNGVSLMFADFLGTVRGLDVEDPRRRLGGSYYRAFILWLTIPPIGLLFLDQPIGLIIAYGVLGALFMPFLAITLLVLLNTDRTPRAWRNRPLSNTVMGLSALLFVVLGVQQLVTEVGKLL; this is encoded by the coding sequence ATGACCGACCTCGACACGCGCGGCGACGTCCGCGGACCCCAGGAGTCGGCCAAGCGCTGGCGCATCGTCGGCCCCGGCCTCGTGGTGGCCGCCACGGGCATCGGGGCGGGCGATCTCGTGGCGACCCTGGTGGCCGGATCCCGCTTCGGCTACGCGCTGCTGTGGGCGGCCGTCCTCGGCGTGATCATCAAGATCTTCCTGGTGGAGGGCGCCGGCCGGTACTCGCTCGCGACGGGGAGGACCATCTTCGAGGGCTGGCGCACCGTCGGCCGCTGGACCACGTGGTACTTCGGCCCGTACATCCTCATCTGGGGCCTCGTCTACGGCGCGGCCGCGATGAGCTCCTCGGCGCTCCCGCTGGCGGCGCTCTTCCCGGGCGTGGACCTCAAGGTGTTCGCCATCGCGTGCGGCATCGTGGGCGCCGTCGTGGTCTGGTTCGGCCGGTACTCCGCGTTCGAGAAGATCATCGCGGTGTTCGTCGGCCTCATGTTCGTGACCGTCGTGGGCGCCGCGATCGTCACCGTGCCGAACGTGCCCGCGCTCCTCACGGGCCTCGTCCCCACGATCCCCGAGGGCGGCCTCGTCGTCGCGCTGAGCATCGCGGGCGGCGTCGGCGGCACCATCACGCTCGCCGCCTACGGCTACTGGCTGCGGGAGAAGGGCTGGGTCGCGCCCCGCTGGATGAAGGTCATGCGCATCGACAACTCCGTCGCCTACGTGATGAGCGGGATCTTCGTGCTCTCGATGCTCGTGGTCGGCGCGGAGCTGCTGTACTCCGCCGACATCGCCCTGGCCGACGGCGAGGGCGGCCTCGTGCAGCTCGCCGACGTGCTGGGGGAGCGCTACGGCGCCTTCATGACGTGGTTCTTCCTGCTCGGCTTCTTCGCCACGTCGTTCTCGTCGATCCTCGGCGTCTGGAACGGCGTCTCGCTCATGTTCGCCGACTTCCTCGGCACCGTCCGCGGCCTCGACGTCGAGGACCCGCGCCGTCGCCTCGGCGGCAGCTACTACCGGGCGTTCATCCTCTGGCTGACGATCCCGCCCATCGGCCTGCTGTTCCTCGACCAGCCGATCGGCCTGATCATCGCGTACGGCGTGCTCGGCGCCCTGTTCATGCCGTTCCTCGCGATCACGCTGCTGGTGCTGCTCAACACCGACCGCACGCCGCGGGCGTGGCGGAACCGGCCCCTCAGCAACACCGTGATGGGCCTCTCAGCGCTGCTCTTCGTGGTGCTCGGCGTGCAGCAGCTCGTGACGGAGGTCGGGAAGCTGCTCTAG
- a CDS encoding NCS2 family permease translates to MTEARTSSPDPETRGGRGALDRFFEITKRGSTYAREVRGGVLTFVTMAYIVVLNPLILGGFSADAATLDVEGNWLRASQVGAATALTAGVMTILFGLVARLPFAFAAGLGINSFLAVSVVGEVTWPEAMGLVVINGLVIVLLATTGLRTLIFRAVPRELKTAITVGIGLFIAFIGFVDSGFVRGTGVPASPLALGIDGSIASLPTVVFILGLVIMGVLMARRVPGALLIGIVATTLIAIVVEQVFHIGPSNTSGATGWNLNAPVLPGTPVALPDLGLVGAFDFGAFGRIGIISSLMLVFTLVFTNFFDAMGTMTGLAKAADLSDERGDFPRLKGALVVEGFGAVAGGATSSSSNTVFIESASGIGEGARTGLASMVTGVLFLLAMFFTPLTQVVPLEVAAAALVIVGTLMASQIRDIVWTDFSVALPVFLTVLVMPLTYSIANGIGVGFLSWVLVRSFSGRVREVSPLLWVVSAGFLIFFARGPIEQLLGV, encoded by the coding sequence ATGACCGAAGCGCGCACGTCGTCCCCTGACCCCGAGACCCGAGGAGGGCGCGGCGCGCTCGACCGGTTCTTCGAGATCACGAAGCGCGGATCCACGTACGCGCGCGAGGTCCGCGGCGGCGTCCTCACCTTCGTGACCATGGCGTACATCGTCGTGCTCAACCCGCTGATCCTCGGCGGCTTCAGCGCGGACGCGGCCACGCTCGACGTCGAGGGCAACTGGCTGCGCGCCTCGCAGGTGGGCGCCGCGACGGCCCTCACCGCGGGCGTGATGACGATCCTGTTCGGCCTCGTCGCGCGCCTCCCGTTCGCGTTCGCCGCGGGCCTCGGCATCAACTCCTTCCTCGCGGTCAGCGTGGTCGGGGAGGTCACCTGGCCGGAGGCGATGGGCCTCGTGGTCATCAACGGCCTCGTCATCGTGCTGCTCGCCACCACGGGCCTCCGCACCCTGATCTTCCGGGCCGTCCCGCGCGAGCTGAAGACCGCCATCACGGTGGGCATCGGCCTGTTCATCGCGTTCATCGGCTTCGTCGACTCCGGCTTCGTGCGCGGCACGGGCGTCCCGGCCTCGCCTCTCGCGCTCGGCATCGACGGCTCCATCGCGTCGCTGCCGACCGTCGTCTTCATCCTCGGCCTCGTGATCATGGGCGTGCTCATGGCCCGCCGCGTGCCGGGCGCGCTCCTCATCGGCATCGTCGCGACCACGCTCATCGCCATCGTCGTGGAGCAGGTCTTCCACATCGGCCCGTCGAACACCTCGGGCGCCACCGGCTGGAACCTCAACGCGCCCGTGCTGCCCGGCACCCCGGTCGCGCTGCCGGACCTCGGCCTCGTCGGCGCGTTCGACTTCGGCGCGTTCGGCCGCATAGGGATCATCTCCAGCCTGATGCTCGTCTTCACGCTGGTCTTCACGAACTTCTTCGACGCCATGGGCACCATGACGGGCCTCGCCAAGGCGGCCGACCTCTCCGACGAGCGCGGCGACTTCCCCCGCCTCAAGGGCGCGCTCGTCGTCGAGGGCTTCGGCGCGGTCGCGGGCGGCGCCACCTCGAGCTCGTCGAACACGGTGTTCATCGAGTCGGCGTCCGGCATCGGCGAGGGCGCCCGCACGGGCCTCGCCTCGATGGTCACGGGCGTGCTGTTCCTCCTCGCGATGTTCTTCACGCCGCTCACGCAGGTCGTGCCGCTCGAGGTCGCGGCCGCCGCGCTGGTCATCGTCGGCACGCTCATGGCGTCCCAGATCCGCGACATCGTGTGGACCGACTTCTCGGTCGCGCTGCCCGTGTTCCTCACCGTCCTCGTCATGCCGCTCACCTACTCGATCGCCAACGGCATCGGCGTCGGCTTCCTCTCCTGGGTGCTCGTGCGCTCCTTCTCGGGCCGCGTGCGCGAGGTCTCGCCGCTGCTCTGGGTCGTCTCCGCGGGGTTCCTGATCTTCTTCGCCCGCGGGCCGATCGAGCAGCTGCTCGGCGTCTGA
- a CDS encoding aspartate ammonia-lyase: MTPVSPNDDRIPTPDGHPVRTETDSLGSMDVPADAYWGIHTARALENFPISLRPLSVYPEFVVALAQVKQAAARANVQIGVLDARKAKQIDEVCTEIIAGHLHDQFVVGVIQGGAGTSTNMNTNEVIANRALEKAGHALGDYRHMHPLDDVNRSQSTNDTYPTALKVALIHSLLQTLDELDLLRRSFLAKGAQFSQVLKVGRTQLQDAVPMTLGQEFHGFATTLGEDHARLGELVPLLSEINLGATAIGTGITADPNYAAAVRGHLSAITGYTLVTASDLIEATSDAGVFMTLSSTLKRSAIKLSKICNDLRLLSSGPQAGLGEINLPPRQAGSSIMPGKVNPVIPEVVNQVAFSIAGADVTVTMAAEGGQLQLNAFEPVIAHSLLQSLSWLRNAAKTLRVNCIDGITANTERLAAQVESSVGVVTALTPYIGYAASSSLAKTALMTSASIPDLVVEAGLMTRTQVEKILAPDRLSGLEPVTAAMSVITPEMLAAHAAEEGGQAD, from the coding sequence GTGACCCCTGTCAGCCCGAACGACGACCGCATCCCGACCCCGGACGGCCACCCCGTCCGGACCGAGACCGACAGCCTGGGGAGCATGGACGTCCCCGCCGACGCCTACTGGGGGATCCACACGGCGCGCGCGCTCGAGAACTTCCCCATCAGCCTGCGGCCGTTGAGCGTCTACCCGGAGTTCGTCGTCGCGCTCGCGCAGGTGAAGCAGGCCGCAGCCCGTGCCAACGTGCAGATCGGCGTGCTCGACGCGCGGAAGGCGAAGCAGATCGACGAGGTGTGCACCGAGATCATCGCGGGGCACCTGCACGACCAGTTCGTGGTCGGCGTGATCCAGGGCGGCGCCGGCACGAGCACCAACATGAACACCAACGAGGTCATCGCGAACCGCGCCCTCGAGAAGGCCGGCCACGCGCTCGGCGACTACCGGCACATGCACCCGCTCGACGATGTGAACCGCAGCCAGTCGACGAACGACACGTACCCGACCGCGCTCAAGGTCGCCCTCATCCACTCGCTCCTGCAGACGCTCGACGAGCTCGACCTGCTGCGCCGGTCGTTCCTCGCGAAGGGCGCGCAGTTCTCGCAGGTGCTCAAGGTCGGGCGCACGCAGCTGCAGGACGCGGTGCCCATGACGCTCGGCCAGGAGTTCCACGGCTTCGCGACCACGCTCGGCGAGGACCACGCGCGGCTCGGCGAGCTCGTGCCGCTGCTGTCGGAGATCAACCTCGGTGCCACGGCGATCGGCACGGGCATCACGGCGGACCCGAACTACGCCGCCGCCGTGCGCGGGCACCTCAGCGCCATCACGGGCTACACGCTCGTGACCGCGAGCGACCTCATCGAGGCGACGAGCGACGCGGGCGTCTTCATGACGCTCTCGTCCACGCTCAAGCGGAGCGCCATCAAGCTGTCGAAGATCTGCAACGACCTGCGGCTGCTGTCGTCGGGGCCGCAGGCGGGGCTCGGCGAGATCAACCTGCCGCCGCGCCAGGCGGGGTCCAGCATCATGCCGGGCAAGGTCAACCCGGTGATCCCCGAGGTCGTCAACCAGGTCGCGTTCTCCATCGCGGGCGCCGACGTGACCGTGACCATGGCGGCCGAGGGCGGGCAGCTGCAGCTCAACGCGTTCGAGCCGGTCATCGCGCACTCGCTGCTGCAGTCGCTGAGCTGGCTGCGGAACGCGGCGAAGACGCTGCGCGTGAACTGCATCGACGGGATCACGGCCAACACCGAGCGGCTCGCGGCGCAGGTGGAGTCGTCGGTGGGCGTCGTCACGGCCCTCACGCCGTACATCGGCTACGCCGCGTCCTCCAGCCTCGCGAAGACGGCGCTGATGACGAGCGCGTCGATACCGGACCTCGTGGTCGAGGCGGGGCTCATGACGCGGACGCAGGTGGAGAAGATCCTCGCGCCCGACCGGCTCTCGGGGCTCGAGCCGGTGACGGCGGCCATGTCGGTGATCACGCCCGAGATGCTCGCGGCGCACGCGGCGGAGGAGGGCGGCCAGGCCGACTGA
- a CDS encoding GtrA family protein yields the protein MTRLLADRRVRFLIAGLLNTALDFVLLNALILAAHMPVIAANLISVTVGITISYFLNHFFVFRHGEAVTIGRFLKFFAVTGFSSLLLQSGVIWLFERGFDTTFGRSLLMFGTSAEQEFLEINIAKATAVLIGLVWNFTLYRLVVFRTPTPVAEAGVDAATDASPAVRQAASAD from the coding sequence GTGACCAGACTCCTCGCCGACCGCCGCGTCCGCTTCCTCATCGCCGGGCTCCTCAACACGGCCCTCGACTTCGTCCTGCTCAACGCCCTGATCCTCGCGGCGCACATGCCCGTGATCGCCGCGAACCTGATCTCGGTCACGGTCGGCATCACGATCTCGTACTTCCTCAACCACTTCTTCGTCTTCCGCCACGGCGAGGCGGTGACGATCGGCCGGTTCCTCAAGTTCTTCGCGGTCACCGGCTTCAGCTCGCTGCTGCTGCAGAGCGGCGTCATCTGGCTCTTCGAGCGCGGGTTCGACACGACCTTCGGCCGCTCGCTCCTGATGTTCGGCACGAGCGCGGAGCAGGAGTTCCTCGAGATCAACATCGCGAAGGCGACCGCGGTGCTCATCGGCCTCGTGTGGAACTTCACGCTGTACCGGCTCGTGGTGTTCCGGACGCCGACGCCGGTCGCCGAGGCCGGCGTCGACGCGGCGACCGACGCCTCCCCCGCCGTCCGCCAGGCCGCGTCCGCCGACTGA
- a CDS encoding fumarylacetoacetate hydrolase family protein, producing MKFAHLLADDGVTPRLAAIVSEGEALFLDEVLDDSPRDLQDLIERGDDEMARVRATVERAVASRTSTTPVDGLTHASAILRPPAVYAVGLNYSAHAEELNITSASAPTVFALWPNSLSGHEGTTSWPRSLSEEVDYEVELGVIIGKAARDVSEADALDHVFGYTVVNDITARNLQFSEQQWSRCKSFDGFSPTGPVVVTRDEVPDPQDLRITTVLDGETVQDGRTSGMVRTVARLVSYLSTSSTLLPGTLISTGTTSGAGYSRDPQIFLKDGSTVTVSVEGIGSLTTHTRIL from the coding sequence ATGAAGTTCGCCCACCTGCTCGCCGACGACGGCGTGACCCCCCGACTGGCCGCGATCGTCTCCGAGGGCGAGGCGCTCTTCCTCGACGAGGTGCTCGACGACTCCCCGCGCGACCTCCAGGACCTGATCGAGCGCGGCGACGACGAGATGGCCCGCGTCCGCGCGACCGTCGAGCGCGCCGTCGCGAGCCGCACCAGCACCACGCCGGTGGACGGCCTCACGCACGCCTCCGCGATCCTCCGCCCGCCTGCCGTCTACGCCGTGGGCCTCAACTACTCCGCGCACGCCGAGGAGCTCAACATCACGAGCGCCTCCGCCCCCACGGTCTTCGCGCTCTGGCCCAACTCGCTGTCGGGCCACGAGGGCACCACGAGCTGGCCGCGCTCGCTCAGCGAGGAGGTCGACTACGAGGTCGAGCTCGGCGTGATCATCGGGAAGGCCGCCCGCGACGTGTCGGAGGCGGACGCCCTCGACCACGTCTTCGGCTACACGGTCGTCAACGACATCACGGCCCGCAACCTGCAGTTCTCGGAGCAGCAGTGGAGCCGCTGCAAGAGCTTCGACGGCTTCTCCCCCACGGGTCCCGTCGTCGTCACGCGCGACGAGGTGCCGGATCCGCAGGACCTGCGCATCACGACGGTCCTCGACGGCGAGACGGTTCAGGACGGCCGCACGAGCGGCATGGTCCGCACGGTCGCGCGCCTCGTCTCGTACCTCTCCACCTCCTCCACGCTCCTGCCCGGCACGCTCATCTCCACGGGCACGACGAGCGGCGCCGGGTACTCTCGCGACCCCCAGATCTTCCTCAAGGACGGCAGCACCGTCACGGTCTCGGTCGAGGGCATCGGCTCGCTCACGACGCACACGCGCATCCTCTGA